The following are encoded together in the Phragmitibacter flavus genome:
- a CDS encoding prolyl oligopeptidase family serine peptidase, which translates to MRPLLLMLLISSSSATSAQSPNYPPTEKHDTVDTYHGTSIPDPYRWLEDDNSEATKAWVQQQNQLTHSFLQEIPARPVIRQRLEKLWNYERFGMPMKRGSRYFFTRNTGLQNHSVLYVTEDLQAEPRLLLDPNQLSPDNSISLSSWTPNEEATLLAYSISKAGSDWQEFRVKNILTGADLPDKLQWIKFSRPSWVKDGSGFYYSRFPEPPPGAALTQQNKNKRLHFHQLGDSQEKDRLVYERPDQPDWGLSPHVTDDGRYLIIHISLGSDPKNRLYYQDLTIPNAPVVPLIDSFEADYSFIDNLGPVFYFHTNKDAPRYRVIAIDITRPDPKNWREIIPQSEDKLESVSLVGGQFICDYLHHAHSLIQARDLEGKLKHEIPLPGIGSVYGFGGRRDDTETFYVYTSFTTPAVTYRHDLTTNTSTLYRKSGIQFDSDPYTTEQVFVPSKDGTPIPLFITRRKDIKLDGTHPTVLYGYGGFNISLTPGFSVSRALWLEMGGIHVTANLRGGGEYGADWHRAGTKLQKQNVFDDFIAAAEWLVEKGYTQSAKLAIQGGSNGGLLVGACMTQRPELFGAALPSVGVMDMLRYHQFTIGWAWADDYGTSDNPDEFKALLAYSPLHNLKPGIKYPTTLITTADHDDRVVPAHSFKFAATLQEHQAKDGPPVLIRIETSAGHGSGTALNKIIEETTDELAFLTWALKLKP; encoded by the coding sequence ATGCGTCCACTTCTTCTCATGCTCCTTATTTCATCCTCCAGTGCGACCTCCGCCCAATCGCCCAACTATCCTCCCACTGAAAAACACGACACCGTCGACACCTATCACGGCACCTCCATTCCCGACCCCTATCGCTGGCTCGAAGACGACAACTCGGAAGCCACCAAAGCCTGGGTGCAGCAACAAAACCAGCTGACCCACTCCTTCCTCCAAGAAATCCCTGCGCGCCCCGTCATCCGCCAGCGGCTCGAAAAACTCTGGAACTACGAGCGGTTCGGCATGCCCATGAAACGCGGCAGCCGCTACTTCTTCACCCGCAACACCGGCCTGCAAAATCACAGCGTCCTCTACGTCACTGAAGATCTGCAAGCCGAACCCCGCCTCCTCCTCGATCCCAACCAGCTCTCTCCCGACAACAGCATCTCCCTCAGCAGTTGGACCCCCAACGAAGAGGCCACCCTGCTCGCCTACAGTATCTCCAAAGCCGGCAGCGACTGGCAGGAATTCCGTGTCAAAAACATCCTCACCGGAGCCGACCTCCCCGACAAACTCCAGTGGATCAAATTCAGTCGACCCTCCTGGGTAAAGGACGGCAGCGGCTTTTATTATTCGCGCTTTCCCGAACCGCCTCCCGGTGCCGCCCTCACCCAGCAAAACAAAAACAAACGCCTTCATTTTCATCAGTTGGGCGACTCCCAGGAAAAGGATCGCCTTGTCTACGAACGCCCCGATCAACCTGATTGGGGCCTAAGTCCCCACGTCACCGACGATGGACGCTACCTCATCATCCACATCAGTCTCGGCTCCGATCCAAAAAATCGCCTCTACTACCAAGACCTCACCATTCCGAACGCCCCCGTCGTGCCCCTCATCGACAGCTTCGAAGCCGACTACAGCTTCATCGACAACCTCGGTCCCGTTTTCTATTTCCATACCAACAAAGACGCCCCGCGCTACCGCGTCATCGCCATCGACATCACCAGGCCCGACCCGAAAAACTGGCGCGAAATCATTCCCCAGTCAGAAGACAAACTCGAAAGCGTCTCGCTCGTCGGCGGGCAGTTCATCTGCGACTACCTCCACCACGCCCACTCCCTCATCCAGGCCCGTGACCTCGAAGGCAAACTCAAACACGAAATTCCTCTTCCCGGCATAGGCTCTGTTTATGGCTTCGGCGGTCGCCGCGACGACACCGAGACCTTCTACGTTTACACCAGCTTCACCACCCCTGCCGTCACCTATCGCCACGACCTCACCACCAATACCAGCACCCTCTACCGCAAGTCCGGCATCCAATTCGACAGCGACCCTTACACCACCGAGCAAGTCTTCGTCCCCAGCAAAGACGGCACCCCAATCCCCCTATTCATCACCCGCCGCAAAGACATCAAACTCGACGGCACCCATCCCACCGTCCTCTACGGCTACGGCGGATTTAACATCAGCCTTACTCCCGGCTTCTCGGTCAGCCGCGCCCTGTGGCTAGAAATGGGCGGCATCCACGTTACGGCCAACCTCCGTGGCGGCGGCGAATACGGGGCCGACTGGCATCGAGCCGGCACGAAACTCCAAAAACAAAACGTCTTCGACGACTTCATCGCTGCGGCCGAATGGCTCGTCGAAAAGGGCTACACCCAGTCCGCCAAACTCGCCATCCAGGGCGGCAGCAACGGGGGACTCCTGGTCGGAGCCTGCATGACTCAGCGTCCCGAACTCTTCGGTGCCGCCCTCCCGTCGGTGGGTGTCATGGACATGCTGCGTTATCATCAATTTACCATCGGCTGGGCCTGGGCCGACGACTACGGCACCAGCGACAACCCCGATGAGTTCAAAGCCCTGCTCGCCTATTCCCCCCTTCACAACCTCAAGCCGGGCATCAAATATCCCACCACCCTCATCACCACCGCTGACCACGACGACCGCGTTGTCCCCGCCCACAGCTTCAAATTCGCCGCCACCTTGCAGGAACATCAAGCCAAAGACGGCCCTCCCGTCCTCATCCGCATCGAAACCAGCGCCGGTCACGGCAGCGGCACCGCCCTCAATAAAATCATCGAAGAAACCACCGACGAACTAGCGTTTCTCACGTGGGCCCTCAAACTGAAGCCTTAA
- a CDS encoding homoserine dehydrogenase, with protein sequence MPTPATQTHRIVRIGLAGLGNVGAGVYKNLAKNAGLLRERTGCLLHVSKVAVRDLSRSRDCEVPEPILTTDWRDLVNDPKIDVIVELIGGTETAFELVSAALHAKKPVVTGNKALLAERGQELFALAEVNRTPIYFEAAVAGGIPIIQTVQEGFVGNHIRSIHGIINGTCNYILTRMRDAGISYQEALDEAQKLGYAEADPTLDVSGWDAAHKAIILASLSYGYWVKPEDVLVEGIQNIHLADMAFADKLGYGIKLLSVIRADAEGRVEVRTQPSLLPKSHILASVGGAYNAVLVNGDIVGETLFYGKGAGQDPTSSSVISDLAEAAATLVFGARHSGFVPHGLYGKGKPIDETVSHYYVRLSVDDKPGVLGKVATLFGDRGIGISSVVQPEDLSADHTHLVLMLDDAPLKVMREAIAAISAFDSVREAPVWLRVETME encoded by the coding sequence ATGCCGACTCCCGCCACTCAAACCCATCGCATCGTCCGAATCGGTCTCGCCGGACTCGGCAACGTCGGCGCTGGCGTTTACAAAAATCTTGCCAAAAATGCCGGTCTCTTGCGCGAACGCACCGGCTGCCTGCTCCACGTCAGCAAAGTGGCCGTGCGCGACCTCTCCCGCTCCCGCGATTGCGAAGTCCCCGAACCCATCCTCACCACCGACTGGCGCGACCTCGTCAACGATCCCAAAATCGACGTCATCGTGGAACTCATCGGCGGCACCGAAACCGCCTTCGAACTTGTCAGCGCCGCCCTCCACGCCAAAAAACCCGTCGTCACCGGCAACAAAGCCCTCCTCGCCGAACGCGGCCAGGAACTCTTCGCCCTTGCCGAAGTCAACCGCACGCCCATCTATTTCGAAGCCGCCGTCGCCGGAGGCATCCCCATCATTCAGACCGTTCAGGAAGGATTCGTCGGCAACCACATCCGCAGCATCCACGGCATCATCAACGGCACCTGCAACTACATCCTCACCCGCATGCGCGACGCGGGCATCAGTTACCAGGAAGCCCTCGACGAAGCCCAAAAACTCGGCTACGCCGAAGCCGATCCCACCCTCGACGTCAGTGGCTGGGACGCCGCCCACAAAGCCATCATCCTCGCCTCCCTCAGCTACGGCTATTGGGTAAAACCCGAGGACGTTCTCGTCGAAGGCATCCAAAATATCCACCTCGCCGACATGGCCTTTGCCGACAAACTCGGCTACGGCATCAAACTTCTCAGCGTCATCCGCGCCGATGCCGAAGGCCGCGTCGAAGTGCGCACCCAGCCCTCGCTTCTCCCCAAATCCCACATCCTCGCCAGCGTCGGTGGTGCCTACAACGCCGTGCTCGTCAACGGCGACATCGTTGGCGAAACCCTCTTTTACGGCAAAGGTGCCGGTCAGGACCCCACTTCCTCCAGCGTCATCAGCGACCTTGCTGAAGCCGCCGCCACCCTCGTTTTCGGTGCCCGCCACAGCGGCTTCGTCCCTCACGGACTCTACGGCAAAGGCAAGCCCATCGACGAAACGGTCAGCCACTATTACGTCCGCCTCAGCGTCGACGACAAACCGGGCGTTCTCGGCAAAGTCGCCACCCTCTTCGGCGACCGCGGCATCGGCATCTCCAGCGTGGTCCAGCCCGAAGACCTCAGCGCCGACCACACCCATCTCGTCCTCATGCTCGACGACGCCCCCTTGAAAGTCATGCGCGAAGCCATCGCCGCCATCAGCGCCTTCGACAGCGTCCGCGAAGCTCCCGTCTGGCTCCGCGTCGAGACCATGGAATAG
- a CDS encoding redoxin domain-containing protein, whose amino-acid sequence MTKKVILPFLAIIAILTSWSQLHLSAQTPEERFNAYDTNQDGILSGDEMNAAEILRRLDLNNDGTLTKSEAVRALQQFRKNRPANPTPALNPTFTQDTTLKEQPQLLKPADHQIGHLITHPALQSLTQKKNSVLLILFSATCPISNKLGPEIARIEADYSDKPFTIRLVNTVPTDTQEDLTQFIKAHNLRSPIVNDPDQSLLQQLRATTTTETFVIDPANTLVYRGAINDQYGLGYTKADPRNHYLRNALDSVLNHQPPQIAATTAPGCALDLPANAPSNTTITYHNQIARLMQSHCIECHRKDGLGPFPLETMADLIDNAGMIRKQVDRGAMPPWFAHHPTGETSTPTLWANDRALPEADKATLLQWLASDRPAGDPDLAPVPRQFASTWNIGQPDTILQIPKPFQIKAEGVMAYQTAIVTTDFPTDRWVSAYEIQPTAPSVVHHVIVRVHPKGTKVTDHREGADGFWAAYVPGNASRILPDGFAKKLPAGAILSFQIHYTPNGKATEDQIKIGLKFATKPPQNEIHIAAVAQPRLNIPPGAPRHVVTKQQPAPFDMMLTGYMPHMHVRGVAFKYDITYPDQQKETLLDIPHYDFNWQLQYTYKQPKFIPKGSVMTITAAFDNSTNNPANPDPTQTVRWGSQTYDEMMIGYIEHYVPLQK is encoded by the coding sequence ATGACCAAAAAAGTCATCCTCCCATTTCTCGCCATCATCGCCATCCTCACCAGTTGGTCGCAGCTCCACCTCTCCGCCCAGACCCCCGAGGAACGCTTCAACGCCTACGACACCAACCAGGACGGCATCCTTTCCGGCGACGAAATGAACGCTGCCGAAATCCTCCGCCGACTCGACCTCAACAACGACGGCACCCTCACCAAATCCGAAGCCGTCCGCGCCCTTCAACAATTCCGCAAAAATCGCCCCGCCAATCCTACTCCTGCACTCAATCCCACCTTCACCCAGGATACCACCCTCAAGGAACAACCCCAACTCCTCAAACCCGCCGACCACCAAATCGGCCACCTCATCACCCATCCCGCGCTGCAATCCCTCACCCAAAAAAAGAACTCCGTCCTGCTCATCCTCTTCAGTGCCACCTGTCCCATCAGCAATAAACTCGGACCCGAAATCGCCCGCATCGAAGCCGATTACTCAGACAAACCCTTCACCATCCGACTCGTCAACACCGTCCCCACCGACACCCAGGAAGACCTCACCCAGTTCATCAAAGCGCACAACCTCCGCTCTCCCATCGTAAACGATCCCGACCAGTCCCTCCTCCAACAACTTCGCGCCACCACCACCACCGAAACTTTCGTTATCGACCCCGCCAACACCCTCGTCTACCGCGGCGCCATCAACGACCAATACGGACTCGGCTACACCAAAGCCGACCCCAGAAATCACTACCTCCGCAACGCCCTCGACTCCGTCCTCAATCATCAACCTCCGCAAATTGCCGCCACCACCGCCCCCGGCTGCGCCCTCGACTTGCCCGCCAATGCCCCATCCAACACCACGATCACCTACCACAACCAGATCGCCCGGCTGATGCAGAGCCACTGCATTGAATGCCACCGCAAAGACGGACTCGGTCCCTTTCCCCTCGAAACCATGGCCGACCTCATCGACAACGCCGGCATGATCCGCAAACAAGTCGACCGCGGTGCCATGCCGCCCTGGTTCGCCCATCACCCGACTGGCGAAACCTCAACCCCCACGCTGTGGGCCAACGACCGCGCGCTCCCCGAAGCCGACAAAGCCACCCTCCTCCAATGGCTCGCCTCCGACCGCCCCGCCGGCGATCCCGACCTGGCCCCCGTCCCCCGCCAGTTTGCCTCCACCTGGAACATTGGCCAGCCCGACACCATCCTGCAAATCCCCAAACCCTTCCAAATCAAAGCAGAGGGCGTCATGGCCTACCAAACCGCCATCGTGACCACCGACTTCCCCACCGACCGCTGGGTCAGCGCCTACGAAATCCAGCCCACCGCCCCCAGCGTCGTCCATCACGTCATCGTCCGCGTCCATCCCAAAGGCACCAAAGTCACCGACCACCGAGAAGGTGCCGACGGATTCTGGGCCGCTTATGTCCCCGGCAACGCCAGCCGCATCCTGCCCGATGGCTTCGCCAAAAAACTCCCCGCCGGAGCCATCCTCAGCTTTCAGATCCACTACACCCCCAACGGCAAAGCTACCGAAGATCAGATCAAGATCGGTCTCAAATTCGCCACCAAACCTCCCCAAAACGAAATCCACATTGCCGCCGTTGCCCAGCCCCGCCTCAACATTCCCCCCGGCGCTCCCCGCCATGTCGTCACCAAACAACAACCCGCCCCGTTCGACATGATGCTCACCGGCTACATGCCTCACATGCACGTCCGCGGCGTCGCCTTTAAATACGACATCACTTATCCCGACCAGCAAAAGGAAACCCTTCTAGACATCCCTCATTACGACTTCAACTGGCAGCTGCAATACACCTACAAGCAGCCCAAGTTCATTCCCAAAGGCAGCGTCATGACCATCACCGCCGCCTTCGACAACAGCACCAACAATCCCGCCAACCCCGACCCCACCCAAACCGTCCGCTGGGGCTCCCAAACCTACGACGAAATGATGATCGGCTACATCGAGCACTACGTCCCCTTACAAAAGTAG